Within Citrus sinensis cultivar Valencia sweet orange chromosome 1, DVS_A1.0, whole genome shotgun sequence, the genomic segment TTGTATCTGTTTTCacaaaaatctatttaactatcataaatttttcactttttacaactccaatttttttctaattttaagttatataaAACAGAAATGTTTTTTTACCTATGCTTtgaataaattacaaaaattaaataggtAATCGGCTTAAAATGTGGGGACTAAATGaacatttttctaaatttattcaGCTGTAAATGGCCTTGGTTTTAATGTTGTGGCTGTAATGCaaccataatttttaatttacttctcTTGTTCCTCAATCAAGCAAAATGTACCTAGACCAAAGTAATTTGTATCACTTACACATATAATAACGggcaattcatttttttatattacatagCAAATATCGCACATTTCAGTCCATTATATGTTCAAACTTCGATTTTGGatatagtaaattaatgtcaatCTTAATTACTTTCCTTTGGTCCTGCAATGTTAATTCATTTACGATCGAACAAGAAGTTCTTTagaaatttgaacaataatgGGTCATGTCTGTATTATTTACAAGAGCCAATAAGCTAAAAAGACAAGAATTAATCTGCAATTCCTTGCTGGATTATCCATCCAAATCTCCTTTAAAGTATCGCCAAATAATGCTTGTACAAATGAAAACAGACATAAGTATAATACCGTGACACCGGACACAATAGATTAGAAAGCACAACGTCACACACTCAAGAATCACAAGCTCACCACCACAGCAAACAACAAAAGGAtacagaaaaaatatattcaccACCTAAAGTTGTTAAGCTACGGATACATAGCTTAAAGCACTCACCACTCAATGGAATCCACCAAAGAGATACAGAGTTTGATAATAACTCAAAGTTCATTCaatttccaaaattaatttttttttctttggttacAACTACATAAGCTTAAATAACTTTCTTGGAACAATCCTCCAAGCATAGATTTACTACAAAGAAACCCTTCAAATAACTTGACTTTAAAGACCAACATTAAAGCtagacattaataaaacattGGTATGCTTAAAACACAACaaagaacattaaaaaaaatctaagttcCGAAATATTCTTCTTGACTCAAAACTGAACAGTCTGCACTTAACTGATCATAACTTACTGTAGAAAACTCCAAATTTAGATTAGTAAAATTCATTGGAAAGCTAACAGAAATATCTTTCCAATGATATATGGCTCGAAAATTAGTTCGATCTCATGCAGTACAGTTTAATTCCCAAAGATGCCCCTTCTGTACAGAAATTCTGCTCACTTGATTAATGTAAGAACTTGAGCTGCACTTGGTATAACTTGAttaccaaatatttcaaacaCTCCTGTGTTAATCTCCCctagttgaaaaaaattcgACCTCGAgttttgatcattttcttcatgATAAGGAGACAAGTCTGATATGTTGAACGTTGACGAAACACCATAGCGATTTGGTAGCTCAATCTTGTAAGCATTATCACCAATGCGTTGCAACACTTTAAATGGTCCATCAGCCCTTGGTCTAAGTTTAGCAAATTTCCCAGGTGGAAAACGATCTTTCCTAAGATGAACCCAAACCAAATCTCCTTCCTGAAACTTAGCATGTCTTCGATGCTTGTCTGCAGATTTTTTATACTTCTCATTTTGCTTCAATATTCTATCTCAAACCTGTTCATGCATCTTCTTGATACTTTTAGAGCGTTCTTCAGCCTCTCCACTAAATTGATGATCAGTCAAAAGTGGAGCCAAATCCAAAGGACTGATTGGATTCTTGCCATAAACTACTTCAAAGGGACTTGAACCAATAGTTTGATGTATGGAGTGATTGTAAGCAAATTCAATCTGAGGCAAAATAAGATCCCATTGACGAATGTTCTTGCCCACATAACTTCTCAAGAGATTTCCCAAGCTTCGATTCGTCACTTCAGTCTGACCATCAGTTTGAGGATGATGAGAAGAGCTGAATTTAAGAGTGGTTCCCAACTTCTTCCAAAGAGTACGCCAAAAGTGACTCAAAAACTTTGAATCCCGATCAGAGACAATGGTTTTCAGAATTCCATGTAGCTTCACAATCTCCTTGAAGTACAAATCAGCCACATGAGAGGCATCCAATGTCTTGTTacatggaacaaaatgagccATTTTTGAGAATCGGTCAACCACCACCATGACAGAGTCTTTGTTTCTTTGAGTTCTTGGCAACCCAACAACAAAGTCTAGACTAACATCTTCCCAAGGAGCTTCAGGGACTGGTAAAGGATTGTATAGGCCTGTGTTTTGACCATGAGCTTTGGCAATATGACAGATTTTACACCTCTGCACATGATGCACAACATCTTTATCCATCTTTGGCCAATAGAAATTACCTTGCAAGCAAGCTAACGTCTTATCCCTTCCAAAGTGACCTCCAACAGCACTGCCATGTGCCTCAATGATAATAGATTCCCGCAAAGAACACTGAGGAATACATAAACGATTCCCCTTGAAAAGAAAGCCATCATGTAATTGGTACTGATCATATGATCCATTCTCACATTCTCTCCAAATCTTGCCAAAGAAAGAATCATCCTTGTATAgctctttcaaaatttcaaagccaACAACTTTCACTTGCATAGAAGAAAGCAATGAATGTTTTCGACTTAAAGCATCAGCCACAACATTCTGAGCACCCGATTTATGCTTGATGGTAAAATTGTAAGCTTGAAGAAATTCCACCCATCCGGCATGTTTTCTACTAAGCTTCTGCTGACTATTGATAAACTTTAGTGCCTCATGGTCAGAGAAGAGAATAAATGGCCTTGAAAGCAAATATTGACTCCAATGGTTCAAAGCTCGGCAAATAGCATACAATTCTTTGTCATAAGTTGAGTACTTTCTGCGGGAGTCATTCAATTTTTCACTAAAGAAAGTGACTGGTTTCCTTTCTTGGCTGAGTACAGCACCAATTCCAGTATTAGAGGCATCACACTCAACTTCAAACACCTTGCTGAAATCTGGAAGTGAAAGAACAGGCGCTTCAATCACCTTTCTCTTGATGATGTCAAAACTCTCTTGTGCCTCCTTGGTCCATTTGAAACCTTCTCCTTTCAAGCATTCAGTTACTAGAGCAACAATTGTACTGAATCCTCTGATAAATCGTCGATAAAAAAAAGCAAGACCATGAAAACTTCGGATGTCATGTAGCGACTTAGGAATTGGCCAGCTCAAAATGGCCTCCACCTTGCTTGGATCCATTTTAATTCCATCTTTCGATACAACATAACCCAAAAAGACAAGGCTATCAGTGAAGAATCTGCACTTTTTCAAGTTGACATAAAGCTTTTGATTTCTCAAAATCTCGAAGACTTGGCGAAGATGCTCCAAgtgttgtttttcattttggctGTACACAAGGATGTCATCAAAATACACAACAACAATTCTACCAATCAGAGGCTTAAAAACGTGATTCATCAGCCGCATGAAAGTGCTTGGGGCATTAGATAGACCAAATAGCATAATCATCCATTCATAAAGTCCATCCCTCGTTTTGAAGGCTGTTTTCCATTCGTCACCAGGTCTCATTCTGATTTGATGATAGCCACTTCGAAGATCGATCTTAGAAAAGATTGTAGCACCATAGAGCTGGTCTAGAAGATCGTCAAGGCGTGGAATAGGGAAACGATAATCAATCGTTATCTTATTCACTGCTCTGCTGTCAACACACATACGCCAAGACCCATCTTTCTTTGGTACCAATAAGGCAGGAACAGCACAAGGACTTTTGCTATCTCTCACCAACCCTTTCCTTATAAGCTCTTCAACTTGCCTCTGTAATTCTTCGTGCTCCTTTGGATTCATTCGATAAGCCGCTTTATTTGGTAGTACAGAACCCGGAATAAGATCAATGCAATGTTGAATGTCCCTCATGGGAGGAAGGCCATGTGGTAATTCTTCTGGAACAACATCTAAGAATTCTTCAAGCAAATACTTCATAATCAGAGGCGGCTCATTGctatcttcattttcctcaAACACCACCAGCACGTAAACTTCACTACccatttcaaattcttttttacaaTCTGAAACATTCAGCAAATTGTTTTCCACTCCTTTGATAGGTTTGGGACTTTTCTCTACCTTTGAAGGACCCAGAATGACTTTACTTCCATCTTTAATGAAAGTATAAGTATTCCTATAACCATCATGAACAACCCTTCTATCGTACTGCCAAGGACGACCCAAAAGCAAGTGACATGCATCCATAGGGACAACATTGCACCAAACTTcatctttatatttattcccaatagaaaatgaaataaggcAACGTGTGTTTACCTCAATCTCATTTCCCTTTTTAAGCCAAGAAAGTTTATAAAGCTGAGGATGCTGCTCCGTTTTGAGCTTTAACTTCTTCACCATTTCAGTTGCTACCACATTCTCAAAACTGCCACTATCAATAATGACATTACATATCTTTCCATGACAGGTGCATCTGGTGTGAAAGATATTCTTTCTCAGCCAATCTTCCCCATTTTCACAAACAATACTCAAACTCTTTTGAATAACTAGAGAGTTTCCATCATCAGCATATGTAACTTCTCCATCTTCAACATCCTTTTCGACACTAGGATTCTCATGATCTTCCGCATCCTCGTCATCGCTTTCCTCTTCAACAAGAGCAACCACCCTACGATTAGGACACTCAGAAGCAATGTGCCCATAACCATGGcatttaaaacattgaggagaACTAGCATTCGAACCACTTGCTCACTGTTTAGATCCTTCCCCAATATCAAtccttgtaattttctttgcaGTAGAATTCGAACCAGAATTATGCTTAGAAACGGAGCCACTCCCTCGATTGACATCACGAACTGTGAACCGAATACCCCCACCACGAGCAtctttttgttgcttttcCACCTTAAGAGCAAGTCTGGATACATCACTATAAGTCCAATATGGTTGGAGCTGGACCACATTACCAATCTCAGGTTTCAAACCACCCAGATAGCGTGCGATTGTATGCTCTTCCGCCTCTACCAAATCACACTTCATCATTAGGTTGTCGAACTCTGCTGTATAGTCTTCTTCCACTGACAATTCCCTTTGCCTGAAGTTGTGGAACTTAAGGTAGATATCTTGCCTGTAGTTATTGGGCAAAAACTTTCTCTTAAgctcttttttcattttctcccAAGTAACAATTTTCCTCCGTCCCTCTCGTTCCCTTTGCCTCTTAAGATTTTCCCACCATAAAGAAGCAtactttttaagtttaatggCAATGAGTTTCACTTTGCGATCTTCAGGCACATCTCTGTATTCAAAAATGCGTTCAACAGTATTAAGCCAATCAACAAACTCTTCTGGTTGCATTCTTCCTTCAAATTCAGGAATTTCGACCTTGAAGTCAAAAGGCTAATAAGAATCGCGACGCCTATGAATTCGAGAACGAGAAGAAAATTCACTATTGGAGCTTTGTTCCTGATGGAAGGGATTATAATCTACCCCGTCATTGATTGAGCCTTCTTCTTCCGAACTACCATTAGGAGCAGCTTCTCGAGTTCCTTCAAGGTGTTGTAATCGTTGCTGAAGATGTTCTACTTGTCTTCTAAGATCATCCCTTTCTATATCACCCAAGTCCCTCTCACGAACAGGAGGCTCTGCAACTCTTGCATTACGCCGACGTCGTTGAGCCATAAATTTTCAGAACCCaatgctctgataccaaatttGACACCGGACACAATAGATTAGAAAGCACAACGTCACACACTCAAGAATCACAAGCTCACCACCACAGCAAACAACAAAAGGAtacagaaaaaatatattcaccACCTAAAGTTGTTAAGCTACGGATACAGAGCTTAAAGCACTCACCACTCAATGGAATCCACCAAAGAGATACAGAGTTTAATAATAGCTCAAAGTTCATTCaatttccaaaattaattttttttttctttggttacAACTACATAAGCTTAAATAACTTTCTTGGAACAATCCTCCAAGCATAGATTTACTACAAAGAAACCCTTCAAATAACTTGACTTTAAAGACCAACATTAAAGCtagacattaataaaacattGGTATGCTTAAAACACAACaaagaacattaaaaaaaatctaagttcCGAAATATTCTTCTTGACTCAAAACTGAACAGTCTGCACTTAACTGATCATAACTTACTGTAGAAAACTCCAAATTTAGATTAGTAAAATTCATTGGAAAGCTAACAGAAATATCTTTCCAATGATATATGGCTCGAAAATTAGTTCGATCTCATGCAGTACAGTTTAATTCCCAAAGATGCCCCTTCTGCACAGAAATTCTGCTCACTTGATTAATGTAAGAACTTGAGCTGCACTTGGTATAACTTGAttaccaaatatttcaaacaCTCCTGTGTTATACCGTAtacttcaattaaaataaatcctaaGACCCCCATATAAAGCACGTATGAAACTCAGCTGTGATATTCAAATTGTGCGTGCCTCTCTCAATCTCAAAGATATCTCAAAAATGTTTTTGCTGCTCATTCTCTCGATTTTCCTTCACCAGCAAGTTTCTTCCAGCCCTGTTAGTCAACCTGTCAGCTTCTCTTTCCCTTCATTTAACCCAACAAGCTGCAGCTATGGCAACCTAATTTGTACTGGCGCAGTGAAAGCATACGATGGGTATCTAAGTCTTACATCAGAGCCTTTTCCAAGCAATTCAACCTCTTCGCCATCTGTGCCGCACCACAAGGTGGGGCGAGTATTATACCCATCGCCTGTGCTTGCATGGCCGGCAATGATCAGCACCACCTTCACCATTAGGATTTCACAGTACCCGAACTCCGGTGCTGGAGATGGGATGACGTTTATTTTTGCACCTGATACCAATCCTTCACCACTTCACAGCGATGGCTCATTTCTTGGTATCATGAGTCGGTCACCTCACGGTAATTAATTAGTTactttctttcaaaataagtataaaatgatcttataacaaatattttttctctctaaaaaGACTATAAAATTGTAGTTTACATTCTTTGTTGCATTCTAATAAATTGACAATTACTAATGTAGTTGGGAGTGTTTCGCAATTGGCTTTGGAGCTGGATACTTTCATGAACGAGTTTGATCCAGATGCAAACCACATAGGCATCGACGCAACGAATATGTCGAAACCAATCACAGTTACGAGTCTCAATGGCACAGGCATTGATCTTAAAAGTGGAAGAAATATCAAGGTTCAAATTGATTATGATGGACGGACGAAGATGCTGTACGTTTCAATGGCATATTCCGAGTACCCACTTGGGAGAATTTTAGAAAAGCCTATTATAATGTCAGATGTGGTTCCAAGCTCAGTCTATGTTGGCTTCACAGCCGCTACTGGAGACTTCTCAGAAAGCCATCAGGTACTTGATTGGACCTTCACAACAATGCCATTGCCTCCTGATTCACTCAAGAGCCGGAAGTTGATTAATTCTAGCTCCTGCACCAGTgctaataatgataatgattttTGGATGCTTCTAGAATATCGCTTCTTTTCCATTCATTCTTTATCGTGTGTATGATCCAACTAATGATAatgatatatatacacatgACAATAAGTAAATAGATAAGAAGCAATGCTCCATAAGTAACAGGATTGATCAATTATGTTTGAGTCTTTTATTCATGGAATACAATTGGAGAAATTGCTAACGACAGCCCCCGTGAAAAGGACTATTTCTCAGCTTTCTTTGTGCTATGTGTGCTGTGTTGGTCaacaaaattatatgtttCACGTTATCTTCTACGCTGATTGTTTTTAACTACCTGCGGTTCAGTTTCTATTATATGCTTCTTCTGGACTTCTGGTATGTTTTTTCCCAAGCTTATATATAAGAATACGATCAAATTTGTATATGTTTCCGAGGTGCAATACTTAATCTGTAATATCCCACGTTACTAGTGAGAGAATTTCTAAATTCGTTTCAAAACCTTTAGTTCTCGGAACTCAATagacatattttaaattacagatCCCAATTCCCTCATCTCTCACCAACGAAAATGTCCATAGTCAAGCTAATTACATTTGAATAATGTATATATAGTATACGCATTATGTATGTGGTCAGGTATAAGCTTCCTGAGCAGTATTCagaacatataaaaaatatattggaaGATCGCCCCTTTTACTCCCTAAAATTTTTAGCTTTTACCATTTATtcctcaaaaaaaattttaatgctcTATTTCTCTCTCCAGAAATCATAActttaatcaaaaaaaaaaaaaaaaaagagagaattatCTTGTGGATGCGACAAATTTTTCgttgaaaattatgaaatcatATAATACTGTAAAAACTTCGTCGTGTTTCAGAGATTAATCAATTCAAGGAAAAACATAAAGAACACAATACCTGATAGAAAAAACAAGATCAAATCAGGAGCAAAATAAAGATCAGAATCAGAAAgatcaaagaataaaaaatataaccgTGATCGAGCTTCAGAGTTTGAAGGAAAACTTAACATGTTTATAAATCAAACCAACTCAAAACGGATCTCACCTTACAGATTGCGTTAAAAAGATTACATAGAATCAAAGAAATCAACAAAGTTGGTTAAGAAACGAAAGAAAATTCACACACAAACCTCGTGCTGTGCAGCAGCCCCTTTACGCAGGTGTCTCTGATAATTTTCTGGAAAATGTCTTAATGACTTCTTAACGACTTGTGCCACATCAGCAAAGTATTTGCAAATTGACTCCTTAACTGAAGTTGATCTGCCCACAGACCGATATATACGAGAGTAAGTggtaataataagaaatattagGAGAGAAAGTATCAATCTCTCTGTTAAAAAGTTAGTacaaaataatgtaaaaaaatagaataaatctTCActctttttagttttatttttttttgtaatttgctTTTAATTAGTTCTATCATAAGAAAGGTCAGTCAAATCTTCTTGTATATCATTTCTTATAAAGTCAATATAAAGACAAGAAATTGCACAATTTTTTCATTCCAAGTCAATTTTTTCCCTACAAACACCATAGATATGCACatacaagaaaaagaatttagattGTCTGATTACCCAAAGCCACTTTGAAAACAAACTTAGCTCTTATTCAAGTAAAAACAAGCACTTACAACGTACACTAGTCTTTGCATAtatattcaattgaaaatggcattattaattttatgttgtgGCTCGTATGCAGCAATGTTCTTTCTCTTACTCTTCTCCTCATTCCTAAACCAAGCTTCCTTAAGCTCCATCATCCAGCCTGTGTCTGTTCCAATCACTTTCAATAATTTCAATCCTGATAGTTGCAACAATGGAAACGACCTAATTTGCATGGGCTCAGTGACGGCTGGTAATGGGTACTTAAGCCTGACTCCGGAGCCCTATTCAACCTTGCCACCGCCGCTTAACAAGGTCGGTCGGGTTCTGTTTCACCAACCTGTGCTTGCATGGCCTGCCATGTTTACTACCACATTCACTGTCAGGATTTCCAAGTTTCCGGATGCAACGGGTTCTGGAGATGGGATGGCCTTTGTCATGGCTCAGGATAATAAGCCTCCACCACCTAATGGCTATGGCTCCTATCTAGGAATCATGGATAAATCCACTCAAGGTAAATATACACAGGCAGAACTTTAACTATTTAGTTAATTCGCAGTTTTAAAACTATTCACACGAAGTTATAAAATTGTGTCATCTGTTGTCCACCGATAAATGTACAACTGAATGATTTCTGTATCATTAACAGAAGGGTACTTGTTTCTATTGTGTAAATTGCAGATGGTGTTGTTCGTCAACTAGCAGTGGAGCTGGACACATACATGAACGAATACATGATTCCGGATGGAAACCATATAGGCGTCGACACAACAAGCATGGCAACCCCGGTTGCAGCAAAGAGTCTCAACAGCACTGGCATTGATCTCAAAAGTGGAAGAAACATTACTGTCAAAATCGATTACGACGGCGCAAAGTAGATGCTTCGCATTTACATAGCATATGCTGGGCAACCATTAATAAGCGTTCTTAATCAATCTATAATCATGTCCAGAACGGTTCCGAATGCTGTTTACGTGGGCTTCACAGCCTCTACAGGATTGTTACAGGAGAGCCACCAGCTGCTTGATCGGGTTTTTGTATCGTTTccaattgaatttgatgaaaaagGGCAGTCGAAAGTGGACGgtataagaataattttggcTATTGTTGTTCCTATACTTGTGTTAATGATTGTTGTCGTGGTcacttatttgtttattcgaAGAACTCTGAAGAggaaaaggaagaagatgaagaagaagatatagAGAACAGAGCAAGAAGTGCAGCAAATGTCCCTATTCTTTTTTCCTACAAGCAGCTGCAAAAGGCCACTCATAATTTCAGCAAGGAAAATTTATTGGGCAAGGGTGGGTGTCGAACTGTTTACAAAGGCACCTTACAGCATCCTACAACAATTGTAGCTGTCAAAAAGATTTCAGCAACTTCACATCTGTTTTACTTTTCAGAAACTTTTGGAAGCAGTTTTGAATCATGCTAAAAGAAGTAATTATAAATCCAAATAATTCAATCTACAATGCAGGGCTATTTGATACCGCATCAGTTCTCATTTTCCGTTAAAATCCTTCACTTTTTAGTTACTCTCCCAAATTCTTCATTGCCaacacattaaaatttatagcaGTACATATAACATATCATAAATTAGGAGACAAgaacaaaaattcaattaaaacttcaaaacCTTTAAGGTTTTTTGATGAAGAGTGGAGGTGGAAGTGTTGTACCAAATAGCAATGTATTATAGTCATTCTCTATGtattaattatgtaatttttatagaaagaaTTGAGATAACTATTATCATAACTTTTGATCATTTACAACGTTTTTGctcttcaaattcaattagGTGAAAGGGAGTACTTAGCAGAAATTTGCACAATAGGGCGTCTAAGGCACAAGAATTTGGTGCAACTCCGAGGATGGTGCCATGAGCGTGAGCATCTTCTTCTAGTGTATGAATACATGGCCAATGGTAGCCTTGATCTTTTCATTGGCAAGGGCTTTCTTGATTGGAAGACAAGGTACAAAATCTTAACAGGATTAGCGTCCGCTCTGCTTTATCTCCATGAAGAATGTGACAAACCCATAGTTCACCGTGACGTCAAGCCAAATAATGTGATGTGAGACTCCGAATACAATGCTCGTCTAGGCGATTTGGGGCTCGCCAGATTGATCCAAAACGATGCATGTGTCACTACAATGATGGCTGGAACCCCAGGATATTTAGCCCCAGAGGTAAGCTTCTCAGGCAAGGCCACCCCAGAATTTGATGTCTACAGCTTTGGAATGGTGGCACTTGAAGTCGCTTGCGGGAGAAGATCAAAGGGgctttttgaagaaaatagttTAGTTGATTACGTGTGGAGTTTATATGGCAAAAATGCATTGCTTGAGTGTGTGGATAAACAATTAGAAGGGGAATTtgatgaagaacaagtgaAGAGGACATTGACTGTGGGGTTTGCAAGCTTGCATCCTGACTGTATGCTTCGTCCTAAGATAAGAAAAGTGGTGCAGATTTTCTTGAATCCCAATGAGCCATTAATGGACTTGCCGCATGCAAGACCAAATGCAGTTTATGTATCAGTTTCTTCTGCTTCCACCGCTGATGTTGGCTCCAGTAGTGTTGCCACCGCCGATGAAACAAGAACGCCTGATGACAAAGCTTGAAAAAGGGTTGTGCCAATATATAGATGCTGGCGGTACTATTACCATCATGGCTTCTATAACATTTTTATATGTTGTTTGTGAAATTCTCTTCCTGTATATAGAtgaaaaaaacacaaaacataATTTGTACTAATTGTCACGCGCACAGAATTGATTCAAGGATGATGTAAAGAGATTGAAAGCGAGTTCATTGAGAGatgttgaataattttttattttgaaaaattaaatgtgaaACACATTATGCGTTTGCCGGGAGTCGAACCCGGGTCTATTGCTTGGAAGGCAATTATCCTAACCGTTGGACTACAAACGCTCCTATGGTGAAAATACAAGGTTTTCTGAATTGTTCCTTTTCTGTTCCAAGATCGACAATAACACAGTTACAAGGAAAGGACAATGGAAGCCGGCTTCGTAGTTTTGATTCTTTGGATGCTGGTAACGTTGTGGTAAAACAAAGTAAGACTAAGCAACAGCGACATACACTGTCCCATTGGTTTGAAAGTATACTCCAAGTGGCGGAATCAGGACGGAAACCGCGTTGTTTCAAGAATCAAAACCAAATCACGGGAACTCGGTTTCTTGGACTTTCTTACATGTCTTGTTTTCGATTTTTCAACATCATTTTGAGTCCCCAATTACCTACCAGCTGACCGTGACgcctcattttcttcatttgatTTTGACCCTTTTCATATTTTGGCCCTTCCagtgaattttgatattgctTTTGTTGGGATTATGATACTATATATGGTCTTGAATTTTCAATGGAatagttaatttattggtATTTAACTCTGTTTGGTTACTGGGAAAATAATGAAAGCATATATCAGCAACAAAAGTGATGCTTTTATTGTTCAGAACTTGATATGATTCAATTAGTTAAGCTTTACACTATATGTATACTTCTTCTGCTTTGACTTATATTGGATTTCATGCAGTTGCTTTGACTTAAATGGgtaaaaatgtgttttttgGATAGTGGAAATAAA encodes:
- the LOC107177622 gene encoding seed lectin gives rise to the protein MKLSCDIQIVRASLNLKDISKMFLLLILSIFLHQQVSSSPVSQPVSFSFPSFNPTSCSYGNLICTGAVKAYDGYLSLTSEPFPSNSTSSPSVPHHKVGRVLYPSPVLAWPAMISTTFTIRISQYPNSGAGDGMTFIFAPDTNPSPLHSDGSFLGIMSRSPHVGSVSQLALELDTFMNEFDPDANHIGIDATNMSKPITVTSLNGTGIDLKSGRNIKVQIDYDGRTKMLYVSMAYSEYPLGRILEKPIIMSDVVPSSVYVGFTAATGDFSESHQVLDWTFTTMPLPPDSLKSRKLINSSSCTSANNDNDFWMLLEYRFFSIHSLSCV